From a region of the Thermomicrobium roseum DSM 5159 genome:
- a CDS encoding DUF2182 domain-containing protein: MGLGAFTFLTAWTAMMVAMMFPAAAPMILMFARVQAGKRQQGKAFVATWIFVAGYLVLWIAFGLPVYGLAVVIERVVDQAGIAATSLARAGGLLILLAGLYQLSPLKRACLAHCRSPLHFVLNQWRDGALGALVMGVRHGVYCLGCCWLLFLLLLPLGFMNIGAMLLLTALIFAEKALPFSRPVRIAAAGALATWGTLILFDPRFLPVMMGM; encoded by the coding sequence ATGGGGCTCGGGGCGTTCACTTTTCTGACCGCGTGGACTGCGATGATGGTCGCAATGATGTTCCCTGCCGCGGCACCGATGATCCTCATGTTCGCACGTGTGCAAGCGGGGAAACGGCAGCAGGGCAAAGCATTCGTCGCGACATGGATATTCGTGGCCGGGTACCTCGTCCTCTGGATAGCGTTCGGTCTTCCAGTCTACGGGTTAGCGGTAGTGATCGAACGGGTCGTGGACCAGGCGGGAATAGCGGCTACCAGTCTCGCTCGTGCTGGCGGACTCCTGATTCTCCTCGCGGGCTTGTACCAATTGTCACCGCTCAAGCGTGCGTGTCTCGCTCACTGTCGAAGTCCCCTGCACTTCGTACTAAACCAATGGCGTGATGGTGCGCTCGGAGCACTGGTGATGGGTGTTCGACACGGCGTGTACTGCCTCGGTTGCTGCTGGCTGCTCTTTCTACTTCTGCTTCCGCTCGGGTTCATGAACATCGGCGCGATGCTGCTTCTTACGGCGCTGATCTTCGCCGAGAAGGCTCTTCCCTTCAGTCGTCCGGTGCGGATCGCAGCTGCTGGGGCGCTCGCCACGTGGGGCACACTCATACTGTTCGATCCGCGCTTCTTGCCAGTCATGATGGGAATGTAG
- a CDS encoding HAD family hydrolase, whose translation MVSAVIFDLDGVLIDSEALQLAAWEQYVARFAQRLPRELLPRLFGRRLADAARIIVAELALPVSPERAAQERDELFLASLPGNVRPMPGAHDLIAALRARGIPLGLATSGHQRYVRLVLDELGLDDAFSVLVTGDDVARGKPAPDCYVLAAARLGSSPGSCVAIEDAPLGVAAARAAGLRCLAVPNDHTRHLDGFAAADAILPGLDAVLPWLESNGWFS comes from the coding sequence ATGGTGAGCGCGGTCATCTTCGACCTCGATGGGGTCTTGATCGATTCCGAGGCGCTTCAGCTCGCCGCCTGGGAGCAGTACGTTGCCCGGTTCGCACAGCGCCTCCCTCGCGAGCTGCTCCCGCGCCTGTTCGGCCGACGCTTGGCTGATGCGGCGCGCATCATCGTGGCGGAGCTCGCCCTGCCGGTCTCCCCTGAGCGAGCAGCGCAGGAGCGCGACGAACTGTTTCTCGCCTCCCTACCCGGAAACGTCCGCCCGATGCCGGGAGCGCACGATCTCATCGCCGCACTCCGGGCACGCGGCATACCACTCGGGCTCGCGACCAGCGGGCACCAGCGCTACGTCCGCCTCGTACTCGACGAACTGGGACTCGACGATGCCTTCAGCGTCCTGGTGACGGGCGACGACGTGGCGCGCGGCAAACCTGCTCCCGATTGCTACGTGCTCGCGGCAGCTCGCCTGGGAAGCTCACCTGGATCGTGTGTGGCGATCGAGGACGCTCCGCTCGGGGTGGCGGCTGCCCGCGCTGCCGGACTGCGTTGCTTGGCCGTTCCCAACGACCACACCCGGCACCTCGACGGCTTTGCGGCCGCCGATGCGATCCTTCCGGGGCTGGACGCTGTGCTGCCCTGGTTGGAATCGAACGGCTGGTTCAGCTGA
- a CDS encoding ADP-ribosylglycohydrolase family protein: protein MVQPGRPADLLDRFLGSLLGMAIGDALGMPVAGLSSDAIAARYGWLDRFLPLLAEDGTIEVPAGTFTEDTELALCLVESTIGQNGYLDVTAAGYRFVRLLEGPGSRFLDEPTKRALASAREHGDFQRGIAGPETATGSAAARAAPIGLLHALCRFNPELFVRDVLRATLITHAELEVVNGALAVAYAVLLLTQGATPPDVLSDEVARFIDEDAVARRLRTVASLALPADPHEVARYLATLGASARVDEVVATALAAFAAAPDDFLRAVSIAVNAGGATDTRGAITGALAGAALGAGALPPALLDGLEGRPYLEMAARALFHAAQQRAGRFLRLLAR from the coding sequence ATGGTCCAACCAGGCCGACCAGCTGACCTTCTCGACCGCTTTCTGGGCAGCCTCCTCGGCATGGCGATCGGTGATGCGCTCGGTATGCCGGTAGCGGGCCTCTCCAGCGATGCGATCGCGGCTCGCTACGGCTGGCTCGATCGCTTCCTCCCGCTCCTCGCTGAGGACGGCACGATCGAGGTTCCAGCCGGAACCTTCACCGAGGATACCGAACTGGCGCTCTGCCTCGTGGAGAGCACGATCGGTCAGAACGGTTACCTCGATGTCACCGCTGCTGGGTACCGCTTCGTGCGACTGCTCGAGGGGCCCGGCAGTCGCTTCCTCGACGAACCGACGAAGCGAGCCCTCGCGAGTGCCCGCGAGCACGGTGACTTCCAACGCGGCATCGCCGGGCCAGAAACCGCAACCGGTAGTGCAGCCGCCCGCGCTGCGCCGATCGGATTGCTCCATGCACTCTGCCGCTTCAACCCCGAACTCTTCGTCCGCGACGTGCTGCGGGCGACACTGATCACGCACGCGGAACTGGAAGTCGTGAACGGTGCCCTCGCAGTCGCCTACGCAGTTCTGCTCCTGACACAGGGGGCAACACCGCCCGACGTGCTCAGCGACGAGGTCGCTCGTTTCATCGACGAGGACGCGGTCGCCCGTCGCTTGCGCACGGTCGCTTCTCTCGCGCTCCCGGCCGATCCTCACGAGGTGGCCAGGTATCTCGCCACCCTCGGGGCATCCGCTCGGGTCGACGAGGTGGTCGCGACCGCCCTCGCGGCCTTCGCGGCAGCACCGGACGACTTTCTCCGGGCCGTCAGCATCGCCGTCAATGCCGGTGGAGCGACCGATACCCGCGGAGCGATCACCGGTGCGCTCGCCGGCGCGGCGCTCGGGGCGGGAGCGCTTCCGCCAGCACTCCTGGATGGACTCGAGGGGCGGCCCTATCTCGAGATGGCAGCACGCGCGCTGTTTCACGCTGCCCAGCAGCGGGCTGGCCGCTTCCTTCGGCTTTTGGCCCGGTGA
- a CDS encoding aldehyde dehydrogenase family protein: protein MAREYPFYCAGEWRTSPQRLEIRNPYNDELVGVTFNATEQDFEDAVTAAQRAFEVTRRLQSYERAEILLRLAEGLRRRQEEFARLIAQEAGKPIRDARVEVQRGIFTLTTAAEEAKRIGGEVIPLDLMAYSQGRFGFTRRFPIGPIAGISPFNFPLNLALHKIAPALASGNTILLKPPSRDPLTMLTFAELLDEAGVPKGAVSIMPMDRTVGDRLVTDERFKLLTFTGSPDVGWDLKARAGKKKVVLELGGNAGVIVDRTANLDVAIPRIRTGAFAYAGQVCISVQRVFVHRARWDEFVERFVEDVKKIKMGDPLDEATDLGPMIDDKAARRTQDWVESAVAEGAKVLVGGKAEGRFFQPTVLVDAPKWHPVCSREAFAPLVVLFPFDDFEQALAEVNDSAYGLQAGVFTSSLEHALRAFEVLEVGGVIINDIPTFRIDHMPYGGVKDSGLSREGLRYAIEDMTELRLVVFNRVPEIS from the coding sequence ATGGCGCGCGAGTACCCGTTTTATTGCGCTGGCGAGTGGCGGACTTCGCCGCAGCGGCTGGAGATCCGCAATCCGTACAACGACGAGTTGGTTGGGGTGACATTCAACGCGACCGAGCAGGACTTCGAGGACGCGGTGACGGCTGCCCAGCGTGCCTTCGAGGTCACCCGGCGACTGCAGAGTTACGAGCGAGCCGAGATTCTGCTGAGGCTCGCCGAGGGATTGCGCCGGCGTCAAGAAGAGTTCGCGCGCTTGATCGCGCAGGAGGCCGGCAAGCCGATCCGGGATGCGCGGGTCGAAGTCCAGCGCGGTATCTTCACCTTGACGACCGCAGCCGAGGAGGCGAAACGGATCGGCGGTGAGGTAATCCCGCTCGACCTCATGGCCTATAGCCAGGGGCGTTTCGGTTTCACGCGCCGTTTCCCGATCGGTCCGATCGCTGGTATCTCCCCGTTCAACTTCCCGCTCAACTTGGCATTGCACAAGATCGCACCGGCGCTCGCCTCGGGCAATACGATCCTGCTCAAGCCGCCGAGCCGCGATCCCTTGACCATGCTCACCTTCGCTGAGCTCCTCGACGAGGCAGGGGTGCCCAAGGGAGCTGTCAGCATCATGCCGATGGACCGCACAGTGGGGGATCGGCTGGTCACCGACGAGCGCTTCAAGCTCCTCACCTTCACTGGCTCGCCGGATGTCGGTTGGGATCTCAAGGCGCGAGCGGGCAAAAAGAAAGTGGTATTGGAACTGGGTGGGAACGCGGGCGTCATTGTCGACCGGACGGCCAATCTGGACGTAGCGATTCCGCGTATCCGCACTGGTGCTTTCGCCTACGCCGGACAGGTTTGCATCTCGGTACAGCGCGTGTTCGTCCATCGCGCCCGGTGGGACGAGTTCGTCGAGCGGTTCGTCGAGGACGTCAAGAAAATCAAAATGGGCGATCCGCTCGACGAAGCGACCGATCTCGGCCCGATGATCGACGACAAGGCGGCACGCCGCACGCAAGATTGGGTCGAGTCGGCAGTCGCTGAGGGGGCTAAGGTGCTCGTCGGCGGCAAAGCCGAGGGGCGCTTCTTCCAGCCGACGGTGCTCGTCGATGCGCCGAAGTGGCACCCGGTCTGCAGCCGCGAGGCGTTCGCGCCGCTGGTCGTTCTTTTCCCGTTCGACGACTTCGAGCAGGCGCTCGCCGAAGTGAACGACTCGGCCTATGGCTTGCAGGCAGGCGTGTTCACCAGCAGTCTGGAGCATGCACTCCGAGCCTTCGAAGTGCTGGAAGTCGGCGGGGTGATCATCAACGACATCCCGACCTTCCGGATCGACCACATGCCGTACGGTGGTGTCAAGGACTCGGGGCTCAGCCGCGAGGGGCTCCGCTACGCGATCGAAGATATGACAGAATTGCGGCTCGTGGTCTTCAATCGAGTACCGGAAATCTCGTGA
- a CDS encoding Dihydrodipicolinate reductase, N-terminus domain-containing protein, whose translation MSERVYRVVQYGMGPIGQELARLALERRSYELVGAIDIDPAKVGRDVGELLGLEGPVGVLVRADAEAVLAETRPDCVLHTTGSYLDRVFPQLESIVRAGCNVVSTCEELSFPAAGHPELAARLDGLAREYGVTVLGTGVNPGYVMDTLPLFFSGVAQQVTAVRVERIQNASTRRKPLQEKIGSGKTVEEFQQLAAAGTVRHVGLRESAYLIAAGLGWRIERYEERIEPVIAERRIETRYFTVEPGRVCGVDQLGRAFVEGEERITLHLRMYLDADPAYDRVLLEGTTPLELVIPGGLQGDRATTAIALNAVPRVVAHAPGLVTMVDLPIITVRS comes from the coding sequence GTGAGCGAGCGGGTCTATCGGGTCGTGCAGTACGGGATGGGGCCGATCGGTCAAGAGCTGGCGCGACTCGCTCTGGAGCGTCGATCGTACGAGTTGGTGGGCGCCATCGATATCGATCCGGCGAAGGTCGGTCGCGATGTCGGCGAGTTGCTCGGTCTCGAGGGGCCGGTCGGTGTCCTGGTACGGGCCGATGCGGAAGCAGTCTTGGCCGAGACGCGACCCGATTGCGTCCTGCATACCACTGGATCCTACCTGGATCGGGTCTTTCCACAACTCGAATCGATCGTCAGGGCCGGCTGCAACGTCGTTTCCACGTGCGAGGAACTGTCTTTCCCCGCTGCTGGCCATCCGGAATTGGCCGCGCGGCTCGATGGGCTGGCCCGCGAGTACGGCGTCACGGTGCTCGGTACCGGCGTCAATCCCGGCTATGTGATGGACACGCTTCCGCTCTTTTTCTCGGGTGTCGCCCAGCAGGTGACCGCAGTGCGAGTGGAGCGGATCCAGAACGCGTCGACGCGGCGCAAACCGTTGCAGGAGAAGATCGGGTCAGGCAAGACGGTCGAGGAGTTCCAGCAACTGGCCGCGGCCGGAACGGTGCGCCACGTGGGGCTGCGCGAATCGGCCTACCTCATCGCCGCGGGGCTCGGCTGGCGGATCGAGCGCTACGAGGAGCGGATCGAACCGGTAATCGCTGAGCGTCGGATCGAGACGCGCTACTTCACGGTGGAGCCAGGACGGGTGTGCGGTGTCGACCAGCTCGGCCGGGCTTTCGTCGAGGGTGAAGAACGGATCACGTTGCACTTGCGCATGTATCTCGATGCCGATCCGGCCTATGATCGTGTGCTCCTCGAGGGGACGACCCCGTTGGAACTGGTCATTCCCGGTGGTCTCCAGGGCGACCGGGCAACGACCGCGATCGCCCTCAATGCGGTGCCGCGGGTGGTCGCCCATGCCCCCGGGCTGGTGACGATGGTCGATCTCCCCATCATCACTGTTCGTTCGTGA
- a CDS encoding M20 family metallopeptidase, translated as MTISIADVLPRREALLTELRTLVELESPSTDKIAVDRLVAYVRSRARQLGASIEEYPQQEYGDLTIASWPAQGNASAEPLLVLTHLDTVWPVGTVEHRPFRIEGDLAFGPGIYDMKASIAMFLEAMRFLQERRLAHRPIRWLINTEEEVGSPVSRPLIEDEARRCAVVFCLEPPAPGGALKTARKGVGIFTVRITGRAAHAGADPERGVSAIQELANQIAYLHSLSDPTRGTTVNVGVVGGGTRSNVIAAEAWAQVDLRVVTPEEAERVTAAILGTRPWLRGATVQVHGGMNRPPMERTPAVARAFERARAIARELGLEIGEAATGGASDGNFTAALGLPTLDGLGCPGDGAHAEHEQVSIAGLIERTAFLTALLNRW; from the coding sequence ATGACGATCTCGATCGCTGACGTCCTGCCCAGGCGCGAGGCGCTCCTCACCGAACTCCGCACTCTGGTCGAGCTGGAGTCCCCCAGCACCGACAAGATAGCGGTCGATCGTCTCGTCGCGTACGTTCGCTCGCGAGCACGTCAACTCGGAGCGTCGATCGAGGAATACCCACAGCAGGAGTACGGTGATCTCACGATCGCCAGTTGGCCAGCCCAGGGGAATGCGTCAGCTGAGCCATTGCTCGTGCTCACCCATCTCGACACCGTCTGGCCGGTCGGGACGGTGGAGCACCGTCCCTTCCGGATCGAAGGAGACCTCGCCTTCGGCCCGGGGATCTACGACATGAAGGCGAGCATCGCCATGTTCCTGGAGGCGATGCGCTTTCTCCAGGAGCGGCGGCTGGCGCACCGGCCGATCCGCTGGTTGATCAATACCGAGGAGGAAGTCGGCAGTCCTGTCTCGCGACCGCTGATCGAGGACGAAGCCCGGCGTTGTGCGGTCGTTTTCTGCCTGGAACCGCCAGCACCGGGCGGGGCGCTCAAGACGGCGCGGAAGGGTGTCGGGATCTTCACGGTGCGGATCACTGGGCGTGCTGCTCATGCCGGTGCTGACCCCGAGCGGGGGGTGAGCGCGATCCAGGAGTTGGCCAACCAGATCGCCTACCTCCACAGCTTGAGCGATCCGACGCGCGGGACGACCGTCAACGTCGGAGTCGTCGGTGGTGGAACGCGTTCCAACGTGATTGCTGCCGAGGCGTGGGCACAGGTCGACCTCCGCGTGGTGACACCCGAGGAAGCCGAGCGGGTGACCGCGGCTATCCTGGGAACGCGCCCCTGGCTGCGGGGAGCGACTGTGCAGGTGCACGGTGGGATGAATCGCCCGCCGATGGAGCGGACACCGGCGGTCGCTCGAGCGTTCGAGCGGGCACGCGCGATCGCACGAGAACTGGGGCTGGAGATCGGTGAAGCAGCGACCGGTGGGGCGAGCGATGGCAACTTCACGGCTGCACTGGGTCTGCCGACGCTGGATGGGCTGGGTTGCCCCGGTGACGGTGCCCACGCCGAGCACGAGCAGGTCAGCATTGCGGGGCTGATCGAACGGACGGCTTTCCTGACGGCGCTCTTGAACCGCTGGTAA
- a CDS encoding DUF1326 domain-containing protein → MTWELAGQMLEVCNCGLLCPCWMDLTAPPDRGWCGTAILFDIERVNVGGLDVAGRKVVMAAEIPGAFANGNFTVHLYVDEGASAEQLRALEQLFTGQLGGPMAALGPAVTTLLPTRVARIMVQHGEIVTAMVSEAGRLQWAPRYDPGGRATKVKAAEAMAAFGIIEGHPAKTAGSQWSDPDMRSWSGDSGMMSRFTWRG, encoded by the coding sequence ATGACATGGGAACTTGCGGGACAGATGCTCGAGGTCTGCAACTGCGGGCTCCTCTGCCCATGCTGGATGGACTTGACTGCACCGCCGGATCGAGGCTGGTGCGGTACGGCTATCTTGTTCGATATCGAACGTGTGAACGTCGGTGGCCTGGACGTCGCTGGACGCAAGGTCGTAATGGCTGCCGAAATCCCGGGGGCCTTCGCTAACGGTAACTTCACGGTTCATCTGTATGTCGATGAAGGTGCGAGTGCCGAGCAGCTGCGTGCACTCGAACAGCTCTTCACTGGGCAACTCGGTGGTCCCATGGCCGCGCTCGGCCCGGCAGTGACGACGCTGCTCCCGACACGCGTGGCCCGGATCATGGTTCAGCATGGCGAGATTGTCACGGCGATGGTCAGTGAGGCAGGACGACTGCAGTGGGCACCGCGCTACGATCCGGGGGGCCGCGCGACGAAGGTCAAAGCGGCTGAAGCGATGGCCGCCTTCGGAATCATCGAGGGACATCCAGCCAAGACAGCGGGAAGTCAGTGGTCGGATCCCGACATGCGATCATGGAGCGGTGATTCCGGTATGATGAGCCGCTTCACCTGGCGTGGGTAG
- a CDS encoding NYN domain-containing protein, translating to MVLPNQIDRVAVFFDMSNLYFVARDLGVRIDYARLLEFLVAGRRLVCAYAYVTLAGEESSAVPFLTWLRRNGFRVVTRTLRRGSDGALRGDLDLEMAVDVLLQTPHVDVIVLVTGDGEYCYLVETVQRLGRRVEIASAPRNTAVELMELADYYVDLEVNLRHFSQPRPPAAGRVRPEPEHGEEEVWQEQELADDDLDR from the coding sequence ATGGTCCTGCCGAACCAGATCGATCGTGTCGCAGTCTTTTTCGATATGTCCAACCTCTATTTCGTCGCACGCGATCTCGGGGTACGGATCGATTATGCCCGGCTCCTGGAGTTTCTCGTCGCGGGGCGACGGCTGGTCTGTGCCTACGCGTACGTGACCCTGGCTGGCGAGGAGTCGAGCGCGGTGCCGTTCCTCACCTGGCTGCGCCGCAACGGGTTCCGGGTGGTCACTCGGACACTGCGGCGTGGGAGTGACGGAGCGCTGCGCGGAGACCTCGATTTGGAGATGGCGGTGGACGTCTTGCTGCAAACACCGCACGTCGATGTGATCGTCCTGGTGACTGGCGATGGTGAGTACTGCTACCTGGTGGAGACGGTGCAGCGCCTGGGCCGACGAGTGGAGATCGCTTCTGCCCCACGCAACACGGCGGTGGAATTGATGGAACTCGCTGACTACTACGTCGATCTCGAGGTGAATCTGCGCCATTTCAGTCAGCCGCGCCCACCGGCCGCGGGCCGCGTGCGCCCCGAACCGGAGCATGGCGAAGAAGAGGTCTGGCAGGAGCAGGAGCTGGCTGATGACGATCTCGATCGCTGA
- a CDS encoding aspartate aminotransferase family protein, with amino-acid sequence MRLEVDPLQILPRVLTRYSSVVVDRAEGIYVWDIEGQRWMDFTSGIAVVNTGHCHPRVVAAIREQAGKIIHAQANILIHEPMLRLSQLITATMPPTLNQVFFTNSGAEAVEGAVKLAKAATGRPAIIAFRGAFHGRTHLAMALTTSRVKVRGHYEPLVPSIYYAPYPYPFRNPYNVPAEDVDLVCIAELERLFQTMVMPDDVAAIIVEPMLGEGGYVLPPKRFLQNLRAICDRYGILLIVDEIQTGVGRTGKMWAFEHFEIVPDIVTVAKGIASGLPLAAVVANKELMDRWEPGAHGGTYGGNAVACAAGVATFEVMREEKLPENAARIGGYLMAQLRELQQEFPVIGEVRGLGLMIGVELIKPDRAPNPEAVKRVVKRAQELRTLLITAGEHDQVIRVIPPLVITQEQADAFLDVFSEALKAAE; translated from the coding sequence ATGCGACTCGAAGTCGATCCGCTGCAGATTTTGCCGCGTGTCCTGACGCGCTACTCATCGGTCGTCGTCGACCGGGCCGAAGGGATCTACGTCTGGGATATCGAGGGCCAGCGTTGGATGGACTTCACCTCGGGGATCGCGGTCGTCAACACCGGGCACTGCCACCCGCGCGTGGTGGCGGCGATCCGCGAACAGGCGGGCAAGATCATCCATGCCCAGGCCAACATCCTGATCCACGAGCCGATGCTGCGGCTCTCCCAACTCATCACCGCGACGATGCCACCCACGCTGAACCAGGTCTTCTTCACCAACTCAGGGGCTGAAGCGGTAGAGGGCGCGGTCAAGCTGGCCAAGGCGGCGACCGGACGCCCGGCCATCATCGCGTTCCGCGGGGCCTTCCACGGTCGGACGCACCTGGCGATGGCCTTGACGACCTCGCGGGTCAAGGTGCGCGGCCATTACGAGCCGCTGGTTCCCTCGATCTACTATGCTCCGTATCCGTACCCGTTCCGGAACCCGTACAACGTCCCAGCGGAGGATGTCGACCTCGTCTGCATCGCGGAGCTGGAGCGCCTGTTCCAGACCATGGTGATGCCGGACGACGTCGCGGCGATCATCGTGGAGCCAATGCTCGGCGAGGGTGGCTACGTCCTTCCTCCCAAGCGGTTCCTCCAGAATCTGCGGGCCATCTGCGACCGTTACGGCATCCTGCTCATCGTCGACGAGATCCAGACGGGGGTCGGTCGGACGGGGAAGATGTGGGCGTTCGAGCACTTCGAGATTGTGCCGGACATCGTCACGGTTGCCAAGGGGATCGCTTCCGGACTCCCCTTGGCCGCGGTGGTGGCCAACAAGGAACTGATGGATCGCTGGGAGCCGGGTGCGCATGGCGGTACCTATGGTGGCAATGCCGTCGCCTGTGCGGCCGGTGTGGCGACCTTCGAAGTGATGCGCGAGGAGAAGCTGCCGGAAAACGCAGCACGCATCGGCGGGTATCTCATGGCGCAGCTCCGCGAGCTGCAGCAGGAGTTCCCGGTGATCGGTGAGGTGCGCGGGCTCGGCCTGATGATCGGCGTCGAGCTGATCAAGCCCGATCGGGCTCCCAATCCGGAGGCAGTCAAGCGGGTGGTCAAGCGGGCACAGGAACTCCGAACGCTCCTCATCACGGCTGGCGAGCACGATCAGGTGATCCGCGTCATCCCACCGCTCGTCATCACGCAGGAGCAGGCCGATGCATTCCTGGACGTCTTCAGCGAGGCGCTGAAGGCGGCCGAGTGA